One Paucidesulfovibrio longus DSM 6739 genomic window carries:
- a CDS encoding chloride channel protein, with protein sequence MNLLFALLRPWRDFLRTYRHVSSVRWLLLGVVVGVFSGLAAVAFFGAVEFGKFVIQHKLAGLTLPAPAGEEIFHGEAGPLRLWVIPVTTTLVALVTGWLITRYIPESVDSGTDGTDAMIKAFHVQGGILKPRAWMIKGLTSVGTIMSGGSAGREGPISQICAGIGCWLAQRLKLTVKERRILLLAGAAGGLGAIFRAPLGGALTAVEVIYREDFEAEAVLPAVLSSVVAYSLFTLFYGTEPIFGIPHFSFRDARELIFYAVLAVACALTGWLYVRTFYFVKYSVFRKLQEKVGLMWATTVGGLLMGLMGMYYPQLLSGGYGWLEGAIMGQMTIGMMLAILIGKTIATSVTIGSGMSGGMFAPALFVGGMTGGLVGQAAHHYYPQIAREPGGYVLVGMAAFFAGVANAPIGPLIMVTELTQGYGLLAPLMLASALCIVLGHKFSLYENQVDNKFDSPAHVMDATINILEELKVEAHYKPRLVVTLEECTTLKALTDIIANTNQLVFPVRNTAGEFTGLLSLSNARRVLFERTLFDLLVVRDLAGKRAYLRPDYDLYTALLKFVDTDYDQIPVVAPDDTNTILGLIDRESVFKAYADAIREVRSDEGE encoded by the coding sequence GTGAATTTGCTTTTTGCCCTGCTTCGGCCCTGGCGTGATTTTCTGCGCACCTATCGTCATGTCAGCTCGGTGCGCTGGCTGCTGCTCGGCGTGGTCGTCGGCGTTTTCTCCGGCCTTGCGGCCGTGGCCTTTTTCGGCGCGGTGGAATTCGGCAAGTTCGTCATCCAGCACAAGCTGGCGGGCCTGACCCTGCCCGCTCCCGCCGGGGAGGAGATCTTCCACGGCGAGGCCGGTCCGCTCCGGCTCTGGGTCATTCCCGTGACAACCACCCTCGTGGCCCTGGTCACGGGCTGGCTGATCACGCGCTACATCCCGGAAAGCGTGGACAGCGGCACGGACGGCACCGACGCCATGATCAAGGCGTTCCACGTCCAGGGCGGCATACTCAAGCCCCGCGCCTGGATGATCAAGGGCCTGACCTCCGTGGGAACGATCATGTCGGGCGGCAGCGCGGGCCGGGAAGGACCGATCTCGCAAATCTGCGCGGGCATCGGCTGCTGGCTGGCCCAGCGTCTCAAGCTGACGGTCAAGGAGCGGCGCATTCTGCTGCTGGCCGGCGCGGCCGGAGGCCTGGGGGCCATCTTCCGCGCCCCGCTGGGCGGCGCGCTCACCGCCGTGGAGGTCATCTACCGCGAGGACTTCGAAGCCGAAGCCGTGCTGCCCGCGGTGCTTTCCTCCGTGGTGGCCTACAGCCTGTTCACGCTCTTCTACGGCACCGAGCCCATCTTCGGGATACCGCACTTCAGTTTCCGCGACGCCCGCGAACTGATCTTCTACGCCGTTCTCGCCGTGGCCTGCGCGCTCACGGGCTGGCTCTACGTGCGGACCTTTTATTTCGTGAAGTATTCCGTCTTCCGCAAGCTCCAGGAAAAAGTCGGCCTGATGTGGGCCACCACCGTGGGCGGCCTGCTCATGGGCCTGATGGGCATGTACTATCCGCAGCTCCTCTCCGGCGGGTACGGCTGGCTCGAAGGCGCTATCATGGGCCAGATGACCATCGGCATGATGCTGGCCATCCTCATCGGCAAGACCATCGCCACCTCCGTGACCATCGGCTCCGGCATGAGCGGCGGCATGTTCGCCCCGGCCCTGTTCGTCGGCGGCATGACCGGCGGGCTCGTGGGCCAGGCGGCCCACCACTACTACCCGCAGATCGCGCGGGAGCCCGGAGGGTACGTGCTCGTGGGCATGGCGGCCTTCTTCGCCGGCGTGGCCAACGCGCCCATCGGCCCGCTGATCATGGTCACGGAACTGACCCAGGGCTACGGCCTGCTCGCCCCGCTGATGCTCGCCTCGGCCCTGTGCATCGTGCTCGGCCACAAGTTCTCGCTCTACGAAAACCAGGTGGACAACAAGTTCGATTCCCCGGCCCACGTCATGGACGCGACCATCAACATCCTCGAGGAACTCAAGGTCGAGGCCCACTACAAGCCGCGACTCGTGGTCACGCTGGAGGAATGCACGACCCTCAAGGCGCTTACGGACATCATCGCCAACACCAACCAGCTCGTCTTTCCCGTGCGCAACACGGCAGGCGAGTTCACCGGCCTGCTCTCGCTGTCCAACGCCCGGCGCGTGCTCTTCGAGCGCACCCTCTTCGACCTGCTCGTGGTCCGCGACCTCGCGGGCAAGCGCGCCTACCTGCGGCCCGACTACGACCTCTACACCGCCCTGCTCAAGTTCGTGGACACGGACTACGACCAGATTCCCGTGGTCGCTCCGGACGACACCAACACCATCCTCGGCCTCATCGACCGCGAGTCCGTATTCAAGGCATACGCCGACGCCATTCGCGAAGTCCGCAGCGACGAGGGGGAGTAG
- a CDS encoding bifunctional riboflavin kinase/FAD synthetase — translation MIVAKSINDLRDAVAESVVTIGNFDGVHLGHQKLIGMTCAKAKARGAISVVVTFDPHPMRVLVGAQTPPFITLTDQKLELIESQGPNATLVIHFTRELAALSPEEFVKTYLVDGLNVRELVIGYDYHMGKGRSGDFATLSALGRKYGFDVFRLDPVTCEGAVVSSTRIRDLVQAGEVWEARPLLSRFYQVAGEVVHGMDRGGKLLGFPTANLKLVDELVPKRGVYAIWVELDGHFLPAVANIGTNPTFGNDAVSVEAHILDFKGDIYGRRIRVHFVQRLRDERKFSGLDELKARIAEDVHLARAILSAPEAQPALPATCPGSAHNRGQAPEDPAENNA, via the coding sequence ATGATCGTCGCAAAATCCATTAATGACCTCCGGGACGCTGTTGCCGAATCCGTGGTGACCATCGGCAACTTTGACGGCGTCCATCTCGGCCACCAGAAGCTCATCGGCATGACCTGCGCCAAGGCGAAAGCCCGAGGCGCGATCAGCGTCGTGGTCACGTTCGACCCGCACCCCATGCGCGTGCTCGTCGGAGCGCAGACCCCGCCCTTCATCACCCTCACGGACCAGAAGCTCGAACTCATCGAAAGCCAGGGCCCCAACGCGACCCTGGTCATCCACTTCACCCGCGAACTGGCCGCCCTCAGCCCCGAGGAGTTCGTCAAGACCTACCTCGTGGACGGCCTGAACGTGCGCGAGCTGGTCATCGGCTACGACTACCACATGGGCAAGGGGCGCAGCGGCGACTTCGCCACGCTCAGCGCCCTGGGCAGGAAATACGGCTTCGACGTCTTCCGGCTCGATCCCGTGACCTGCGAAGGGGCCGTGGTCAGTTCCACGCGCATCCGCGACCTGGTCCAGGCGGGCGAGGTCTGGGAGGCGCGGCCCCTGCTCTCGCGCTTCTATCAGGTCGCCGGAGAGGTGGTCCACGGCATGGACCGGGGCGGAAAGCTGCTGGGATTCCCCACAGCCAACCTGAAACTCGTGGACGAGCTCGTACCCAAACGCGGGGTCTACGCCATCTGGGTGGAGCTGGACGGCCATTTCCTGCCCGCCGTGGCCAACATCGGCACCAATCCCACCTTCGGCAACGACGCCGTGTCCGTGGAAGCCCATATTCTCGATTTCAAAGGGGACATCTACGGTCGCCGCATCCGCGTGCACTTCGTGCAGCGCCTCCGCGACGAGCGCAAATTCTCCGGCCTGGACGAACTCAAGGCCCGCATCGCCGAGGACGTACATCTGGCCCGCGCGATTCTCTCCGCGCCCGAAGCCCAGCCCGCCCTTCCCGCCACCTGCCCCGGCAGCGCGCACAACCGGGGCCAAGCGCCCGAAGATCCCGCGGAGAACAACGCGTGA
- a CDS encoding M48 family metallopeptidase — MKSIALATAGLLLWLSLATPALALFTEVTISDEAEMGREFHEKITKMMPLVEDPMINDYVKSVVERVVAAMPPQPFRVTTTVIRNGSMNAFAVPGGYVYVLTGLLLNLETEDELAAVLCHEMAHVSQRHVAKRMEDMELASLGAYVGLIAGAFLGSGGGDNSRELGQALMVTSQAGAATAFLVYTKANEVEADHVGMNYLVNAGYNPAAMAEVFKIMLDKRWGAATSSSLPSYLSTHPALSERIDYLHTRVKELPAKLMAQRADNDRFLRVQALVRGNLSDSTSSLAYFSSKKPTEFSCLDYMSEGMVLARVKKQAEAAQAFDKALSCGGGDPLVLREAGGFFFSQGNFEKATTLLQQALIRNPEDPLTLFYNARLLGEQKKYPQAISSMERVLKQVPKDSEVHYHLGRLLGESGDLFHAHLHLAYSAFYARDEKQARFHYDKAASQARTPDQKAELKELDDLMHGRGPDQTGSGSKG, encoded by the coding sequence GTGAAATCCATCGCCCTGGCGACCGCCGGCCTGTTGCTCTGGCTCTCCCTGGCCACTCCGGCCCTCGCGCTCTTTACCGAGGTCACGATCTCGGACGAAGCCGAGATGGGACGCGAGTTCCACGAAAAAATCACCAAGATGATGCCGCTGGTCGAAGATCCCATGATCAACGACTACGTCAAGAGCGTCGTCGAGCGGGTGGTGGCGGCCATGCCGCCGCAGCCCTTCCGCGTGACCACGACCGTGATCCGCAACGGCTCCATGAACGCCTTTGCCGTGCCCGGCGGCTACGTGTACGTGCTCACGGGCCTTCTGCTCAACCTCGAGACCGAGGACGAGCTTGCGGCCGTGCTCTGCCACGAAATGGCGCACGTATCGCAGCGGCATGTCGCCAAGCGCATGGAGGACATGGAGCTGGCCAGCCTCGGTGCCTACGTCGGGCTCATCGCGGGCGCGTTTCTCGGCTCGGGCGGGGGCGACAACTCCCGCGAACTGGGCCAGGCCCTGATGGTCACCTCCCAGGCGGGCGCGGCCACGGCCTTTCTCGTCTACACCAAGGCCAACGAGGTCGAGGCCGACCACGTGGGCATGAACTACCTCGTGAATGCGGGCTACAATCCCGCAGCCATGGCCGAAGTCTTCAAGATCATGCTCGACAAGCGCTGGGGCGCGGCCACCAGCAGCAGCCTGCCCTCGTACCTCTCGACGCACCCCGCCCTCAGCGAGCGCATCGACTACCTGCACACCCGCGTCAAGGAGCTGCCCGCCAAGCTCATGGCCCAGCGTGCGGACAACGACCGTTTCCTGCGCGTGCAGGCCCTCGTGCGCGGCAATCTCTCCGACTCGACCTCCAGCCTGGCGTATTTTTCCAGCAAGAAGCCCACGGAATTCAGCTGCCTGGACTACATGTCCGAGGGCATGGTCCTGGCGCGGGTCAAGAAGCAGGCCGAAGCGGCCCAGGCATTCGACAAGGCCCTGTCCTGCGGCGGCGGCGACCCGCTGGTTCTGCGGGAGGCAGGCGGCTTCTTCTTCTCGCAGGGCAATTTCGAGAAGGCCACGACCCTGCTCCAGCAGGCCCTGATCCGCAATCCGGAAGACCCGCTGACCCTGTTCTACAACGCCCGCCTGCTCGGCGAGCAGAAGAAATATCCCCAGGCCATTTCCAGCATGGAACGCGTGCTCAAGCAGGTGCCCAAGGATTCCGAAGTGCATTACCACCTCGGCAGGCTGCTGGGCGAATCCGGCGACCTCTTCCACGCCCATCTGCATCTCGCGTACTCCGCGTTCTACGCCAGGGACGAGAAGCAGGCCCGGTTCCACTACGACAAAGCCGCCTCCCAGGCGCGCACGCCGGACCAGAAGGCGGAACTGAAGGAACTCGACGACCTGATGCACGGGCGCGGCCCGGATCAGACGGGCAGCGGGTCCAAGGGTTGA
- the rho gene encoding transcription termination factor Rho, whose amino-acid sequence MGRDKNSQPEKINLTDLKQKSMQELMDLAISFQVENPSGMRKQELIFGILQQCAARNGQIFGEGVLEVLPDGFGFLRSPMYSYMPGPDDIYISPSQIRRFGLRKGDVISGQIRPPKEGERYFALLRVSDIGMEPPENSKNLVLFDNLTPLYPNEILKMENGGDNYTSRIIDLLAPIGKGQRGLIVAPPRTGKTMMLQSIANSINANNPDVYLIVLLIDERPEEVTDMERTVNAEVVSSTFDEPPQRHVQVTEMVIEKAKRLVERKRDVVILLDSITRLGRAYNAVTPSSGRVLSGGLDANAMQRPKRFFGAARNIEEGGSLTIIATALIDTGSRMDEVIFEEFKGTGNLDIYLDRHLSEKRVFPAIDLNRSGTRKEELLLPEAVLNRVWILRKLLAPMNPIDSMEFIVDRMKGTKNNREFLDMMNK is encoded by the coding sequence ATGGGCCGAGACAAAAACTCACAACCAGAAAAAATCAATCTCACGGACCTCAAGCAAAAGAGCATGCAGGAGCTGATGGACCTAGCCATCAGTTTTCAGGTGGAAAACCCCTCCGGCATGCGCAAGCAAGAGCTCATCTTCGGCATCCTGCAACAATGCGCGGCGCGCAACGGGCAGATCTTCGGCGAAGGGGTTCTCGAGGTTCTGCCGGACGGCTTCGGCTTCCTGCGCTCCCCCATGTACAGCTACATGCCGGGCCCGGACGACATCTACATCTCCCCGTCGCAGATCCGCCGATTCGGCCTGCGCAAGGGCGACGTCATCTCCGGACAAATTCGGCCCCCCAAGGAGGGAGAGCGCTACTTCGCCCTGCTTCGCGTCAGCGACATCGGCATGGAGCCGCCTGAAAACTCCAAAAATCTCGTTCTCTTCGACAACCTGACCCCGCTTTATCCCAACGAAATCCTGAAGATGGAAAACGGAGGCGACAACTACACCTCCCGGATCATCGACCTGCTCGCGCCCATCGGCAAGGGGCAGCGCGGCCTGATCGTGGCCCCGCCCCGCACGGGCAAAACCATGATGCTCCAGTCCATCGCCAACTCGATCAACGCCAACAATCCGGACGTCTACCTCATCGTGCTGCTCATCGACGAGCGCCCGGAAGAGGTCACGGACATGGAACGCACGGTCAATGCCGAGGTGGTCAGCTCCACCTTCGACGAACCGCCGCAGCGCCACGTCCAGGTCACGGAAATGGTCATCGAGAAGGCCAAGCGCCTCGTTGAACGCAAGCGCGACGTGGTCATCCTGCTCGACTCCATCACCCGTCTTGGCCGCGCCTACAACGCCGTGACCCCCTCTTCCGGCCGCGTGCTCTCCGGCGGCCTGGACGCCAACGCCATGCAGCGGCCCAAGCGCTTCTTCGGCGCCGCACGCAACATCGAGGAAGGCGGCAGCCTGACCATCATCGCCACCGCGCTCATCGACACCGGCTCGCGCATGGACGAAGTCATCTTCGAAGAATTCAAGGGCACCGGCAACCTGGACATCTACCTGGACCGCCACCTTTCCGAAAAGCGCGTCTTCCCGGCCATCGACCTGAACCGCTCCGGCACCCGCAAGGAAGAGCTGCTTCTGCCCGAAGCCGTGCTCAACCGCGTCTGGATTCTGCGCAAGCTCCTCGCGCCCATGAACCCCATCGACTCCATGGAGTTCATCGTGGATCGCATGAAGGGCACCAAGAACAACCGCGAATTCCTGGACATGATGAACAAATAG
- a CDS encoding CarD family transcriptional regulator, with protein MFHINELVVYPSQGVGRVERIESQEIGGATAEFYIVRILSNNVTLMVPVTNAKNVGLRSVCDIQTGRSIFESLKDRSDFTGYTGQNWNRRYREYSEKLKSGDLGDVAYVLKELFLIGNDKELSFGERRLLEQAMSLVSMELAFALSRDQEEVRVEIEEMFADVLVDAENVEKTN; from the coding sequence GTGTTCCATATCAACGAACTGGTCGTCTACCCTTCCCAGGGCGTGGGCAGGGTGGAGCGGATCGAAAGCCAGGAAATCGGCGGCGCTACCGCCGAGTTCTACATCGTCCGCATCCTGAGCAACAACGTCACGCTCATGGTTCCCGTGACCAACGCCAAGAACGTTGGCCTGCGCTCGGTCTGCGACATCCAGACCGGACGAAGCATCTTCGAGTCCCTCAAGGACCGCTCCGACTTCACCGGGTACACCGGGCAGAACTGGAACCGGCGCTACAGGGAATATTCCGAGAAGCTCAAGTCCGGCGATCTCGGAGACGTGGCCTACGTGCTCAAGGAACTCTTCCTCATCGGCAACGACAAGGAACTCTCCTTCGGCGAAAGACGCCTCCTGGAGCAGGCCATGAGCCTCGTTTCCATGGAGCTGGCCTTCGCCCTCAGCCGCGACCAGGAAGAGGTCCGCGTGGAGATCGAGGAGATGTTCGCCGATGTGCTCGTGGACGCGGAAAATGTCGAGAAAACCAATTAG
- the pth gene encoding aminoacyl-tRNA hydrolase, translating to MEYKALIACLGNPGPEYAATRHNFGFFVADKLLELGAQRKSMRLEKLAETPDLHLWSLHLAGAPHLLLKPMTYMNLSGKAVSKVAGQHALPPERVVVLHDELDLPLGRIKFRQGGSTNGHRGLESIVEHLGAANFWRMRLGVGRPAASWEVRDWVLENFPESDMKLVAAMTEAAVKGLDLYARKGARFAVQHLHSLPLPEQAERSSQEPTPGEDA from the coding sequence ATGGAATATAAGGCCCTGATCGCCTGCCTGGGCAATCCCGGTCCCGAATATGCCGCCACACGGCATAATTTCGGCTTTTTCGTTGCAGACAAGCTGCTGGAACTCGGCGCGCAGCGCAAGAGCATGCGCCTGGAAAAGCTCGCGGAAACCCCGGACCTGCACCTCTGGTCCCTGCATCTGGCCGGCGCGCCCCACCTGCTGCTCAAGCCCATGACCTACATGAACCTCAGCGGCAAGGCCGTGAGCAAGGTCGCGGGACAGCACGCCCTGCCGCCGGAACGGGTGGTGGTGCTGCACGACGAGCTGGACCTGCCCCTGGGCAGGATCAAGTTCCGCCAGGGCGGCAGCACCAACGGACATCGCGGCCTGGAATCCATCGTCGAGCATCTGGGCGCGGCGAACTTCTGGCGCATGCGCCTCGGAGTCGGGCGGCCTGCCGCATCCTGGGAGGTGCGCGACTGGGTGCTGGAGAACTTCCCGGAAAGCGACATGAAACTCGTCGCCGCCATGACCGAGGCAGCCGTCAAGGGTCTTGACCTCTACGCCCGCAAGGGAGCGCGCTTCGCCGTCCAGCACCTGCACTCCCTGCCGCTGCCCGAGCAGGCCGAGCGATCATCGCAAGAACCGACTCCGGGCGAGGACGCCTGA
- a CDS encoding 50S ribosomal protein L25 has protein sequence MAKDILKLTVNERTATGKGPNRRLRMQGIVPGVYYDQHGANIMVQVAEVPLRKVYEKVGGAQVFHLIIDRGGKAETLPALIWRLKHDPVRPVLTHVDFFGVDLDKDIKVNVNVTTVGTAKGLKLGGKLEMFRDHIEVICKPLDIPEHIEIDITEMDVNDHVYVEEIQLPEGVSAVFDENFAVLGVVPISDGEDEEDEEEAE, from the coding sequence ATGGCTAAAGACATTCTCAAGCTGACCGTCAACGAGCGCACCGCCACGGGCAAAGGCCCGAACCGCCGTCTGCGCATGCAGGGCATCGTCCCCGGCGTGTACTACGATCAGCACGGCGCCAACATCATGGTTCAGGTCGCCGAAGTGCCCCTGCGCAAGGTCTACGAGAAGGTCGGCGGCGCCCAGGTCTTCCACCTGATCATCGACCGCGGCGGCAAGGCCGAAACCCTGCCCGCCCTGATCTGGCGCCTCAAGCACGACCCCGTCCGCCCCGTGCTGACCCACGTGGACTTCTTCGGCGTGGACCTGGACAAGGACATCAAGGTCAACGTCAACGTGACCACCGTGGGCACCGCCAAGGGCCTCAAGCTCGGCGGCAAGCTGGAGATGTTCCGCGACCACATCGAGGTCATCTGCAAGCCGCTCGACATTCCCGAGCACATTGAAATCGACATCACCGAGATGGACGTCAACGACCACGTCTATGTCGAAGAGATTCAGCTGCCCGAAGGCGTCTCCGCCGTGTTCGATGAGAACTTCGCCGTTCTGGGCGTGGTGCCCATCTCCGACGGCGAGGACGAAGAAGACGAAGAGGAAGCTGAATAG
- a CDS encoding ribose-phosphate diphosphokinase, protein MQGELKIISGSANSKLAEDICEHLGTRLCPMLREQFSDGEIRIEIGDNVRGDDVFVIQPTCTPVNFHLMELCIILDALKRASANRVTAVVPYYGYARQDRKVAPRAPISAKLVADFLTTAGMNRIVTIDLHAGQIQGFFNCPVDNLYAAPVLLDYLKKIDDEPVIISPDAGGVERARAFAKHLGAGLAIIDKRRDKPNQAQAMHVIGDVKDKVAIIIDDMIDTAGTMCAGANVLMDHGAKQVVACATHPVLSGPAIQRIEESVFTKVLVTDTIPLRAEAKACSKIEVLSVASLLAKAINNIHTESSVSVLFV, encoded by the coding sequence ATGCAGGGTGAATTGAAGATCATTTCCGGTTCGGCCAACAGCAAGCTGGCCGAAGACATTTGCGAACATCTCGGAACCCGTCTCTGCCCGATGCTGCGCGAGCAGTTCAGCGACGGGGAGATCCGCATCGAAATCGGCGACAACGTGCGCGGCGACGACGTCTTCGTCATCCAGCCGACCTGCACGCCGGTGAACTTTCACCTCATGGAGCTGTGCATCATCCTCGATGCGCTCAAGCGCGCCAGCGCCAACCGCGTCACCGCGGTGGTGCCCTACTACGGCTACGCCCGGCAGGACCGCAAGGTCGCGCCGCGCGCGCCCATCAGCGCGAAGCTCGTGGCCGACTTCCTCACCACGGCGGGCATGAACCGCATCGTGACCATCGACCTGCACGCCGGGCAGATCCAGGGCTTCTTCAACTGCCCGGTGGACAACCTCTACGCCGCGCCCGTGCTCCTCGACTATCTCAAGAAGATCGACGACGAGCCCGTGATCATTTCCCCGGACGCCGGCGGCGTGGAACGCGCCCGCGCCTTCGCCAAGCATCTCGGCGCGGGGCTGGCCATCATCGACAAGCGCCGCGACAAGCCCAACCAGGCCCAGGCCATGCACGTCATCGGCGACGTCAAGGACAAGGTCGCCATCATCATCGACGACATGATCGACACCGCCGGAACCATGTGCGCCGGAGCCAACGTGCTCATGGACCACGGAGCCAAGCAGGTCGTGGCCTGCGCCACGCACCCCGTGCTTTCCGGCCCGGCCATCCAGCGCATCGAGGAATCCGTGTTCACCAAGGTGCTCGTCACCGACACGATTCCGCTGCGCGCCGAGGCCAAGGCCTGTTCCAAGATCGAAGTTCTCTCCGTGGCCAGCCTGCTGGCCAAGGCCATCAACAACATCCATACGGAAAGCTCGGTAAGCGTGCTTTTCGTCTAA
- the ispE gene encoding 4-(cytidine 5'-diphospho)-2-C-methyl-D-erythritol kinase, which translates to MLLPTRLTAPAKINLNLHIEGVRADGFHELDTLFLKLHAPADILSVSPLDEKAGLVLDCDIPGLAPEKNIIRKAWDAYAQSTGFRPGLHVAVEKRIPQGMGLGGGSSDAGAMLRHLNSLAGSRALGREALIELGASLGADVPFFLIDAPAARAAGIGERLTPADVDLSGFTLLLACPPVHVNTAWAYAEWDRRNPAPQALTTPYLDNKSPGSESGPVLHNDFEDIVFRAFPQLRQIKESLLAAGAAGAAMSGSGAGIFALYRQRGTVDDSASLLEAEGIPFYIHTY; encoded by the coding sequence ATGCTCCTTCCGACCCGGCTCACGGCCCCGGCCAAGATCAATCTGAACCTGCACATCGAGGGCGTCCGAGCCGACGGCTTCCATGAGCTGGACACCCTTTTCCTGAAACTGCACGCCCCAGCCGACATCCTCTCCGTCTCCCCCCTGGACGAGAAGGCCGGGCTGGTTCTGGACTGCGACATCCCCGGCCTCGCTCCGGAGAAGAACATCATCCGAAAGGCCTGGGACGCCTACGCCCAGTCCACGGGCTTCCGCCCCGGCCTGCACGTGGCCGTGGAAAAGCGCATTCCCCAAGGCATGGGCCTGGGCGGCGGCAGTTCCGACGCGGGCGCCATGCTCCGCCACCTGAACTCCCTTGCGGGAAGCCGCGCGCTCGGCCGCGAGGCACTGATCGAACTGGGCGCCTCCCTCGGCGCGGACGTGCCCTTCTTCCTCATCGACGCCCCCGCGGCCAGGGCCGCTGGCATCGGCGAGCGGCTCACCCCCGCGGACGTGGATCTATCCGGATTCACGCTGCTTCTGGCCTGTCCGCCCGTCCACGTGAACACGGCCTGGGCCTATGCGGAATGGGATCGGCGAAACCCCGCCCCGCAAGCCTTGACAACCCCGTATTTGGATAATAAAAGTCCGGGTTCCGAATCTGGTCCGGTCTTGCACAACGACTTTGAAGACATCGTCTTCCGTGCATTTCCGCAGCTTCGGCAGATCAAGGAAAGTCTGCTGGCCGCAGGCGCTGCGGGTGCGGCCATGAGCGGAAGCGGAGCCGGGATTTTCGCCCTCTACCGCCAGCGGGGAACTGTTGACGATTCGGCGTCTCTCCTTGAAGCGGAAGGTATTCCGTTCTATATCCATACGTACTGA
- a CDS encoding DegQ family serine endoprotease, translating into MFSFKKSFSILVLFLALAVPMQAQAGFPFLSEAGSQAALPDFANLAEKAGKAVVNVSITKTVQGGQAFRFGPQGQRTPLDEFFEQFFNDPRMPAPFRQQPREQSSLGSGFIISTDGFIVTNNHVVEGADTISVKLQSGKEYDAKVVGADPETDIALVKIEAKDLPTLEFADSDKVRVGQWALAIGNPFGLSNTVTAGIISATGRVIGAGPFDNFLQTDASINPGNSGGPLLDTSGRVVGINSAIIPSGQGLGFAIPSNMAQKVIAQLKKGETVHRGWLGIQMQDVDDDMAKALGLDEAKGVLVADVFAGNPADKAGIKPGDVIVSVDGHDVADMHALARVIAGMLPGDKTEVGLLRKGESKTVTVTLEERADNMAKAQNGQPESQVEPATKLGVFLRPLQEAEAKQLGMEKTRGLLVTNVQPGSPAATQGLSRGDVILEVNQTPVNSVDEFLKAVESSGNRPALLLVRRGTRNFFVTVPVASE; encoded by the coding sequence ATGTTTTCATTCAAAAAGTCATTTTCGATCCTCGTCCTTTTCCTGGCATTGGCTGTCCCGATGCAGGCCCAGGCAGGCTTCCCCTTCCTGTCCGAGGCCGGCTCGCAGGCCGCCCTGCCCGACTTCGCCAACCTGGCCGAAAAGGCCGGAAAGGCGGTGGTCAACGTCTCCATCACCAAAACCGTGCAGGGAGGACAAGCCTTCCGCTTCGGCCCACAGGGCCAGCGCACCCCCCTGGACGAGTTCTTCGAGCAATTCTTCAACGACCCGCGCATGCCCGCCCCCTTCCGGCAGCAGCCGCGCGAGCAGAGCTCCCTCGGCTCCGGCTTCATCATCAGCACCGACGGCTTCATCGTGACCAACAACCACGTGGTCGAAGGCGCGGACACCATCTCGGTGAAGCTGCAAAGCGGCAAGGAATACGACGCCAAGGTCGTGGGCGCGGACCCGGAAACGGACATCGCCCTGGTCAAGATCGAGGCCAAGGATCTGCCCACGCTTGAATTCGCCGACTCGGACAAGGTCCGCGTGGGCCAGTGGGCCCTGGCCATCGGCAACCCCTTCGGCCTGAGCAACACCGTGACCGCGGGCATCATCTCGGCCACGGGCCGCGTCATCGGCGCCGGCCCCTTCGACAACTTCCTGCAGACCGACGCCAGCATCAACCCCGGCAACTCCGGCGGTCCGCTGCTGGACACCAGCGGCAGGGTCGTGGGCATCAACTCCGCCATCATCCCCTCCGGCCAGGGCCTGGGCTTCGCCATTCCGAGCAACATGGCCCAGAAGGTCATCGCCCAGCTCAAGAAGGGTGAAACCGTGCACCGCGGCTGGCTCGGCATCCAGATGCAGGACGTGGACGACGACATGGCCAAGGCGCTCGGTCTCGACGAGGCCAAGGGAGTGCTCGTGGCCGATGTCTTCGCGGGCAACCCCGCGGACAAGGCCGGCATCAAGCCCGGCGACGTGATCGTTTCCGTGGACGGGCACGACGTGGCCGACATGCATGCGCTCGCGCGCGTCATCGCGGGCATGCTGCCCGGCGACAAGACCGAGGTGGGCCTGCTGCGCAAGGGCGAGTCCAAGACCGTGACCGTGACCCTGGAAGAGCGCGCGGACAACATGGCCAAGGCCCAGAACGGCCAGCCCGAATCCCAGGTCGAGCCCGCAACCAAGCTCGGCGTGTTCCTGCGTCCCCTTCAGGAAGCCGAGGCCAAGCAGCTCGGCATGGAGAAGACGCGCGGCCTGCTCGTGACCAACGTGCAGCCCGGTTCCCCGGCGGCGACCCAGGGCCTTTCCCGCGGCGACGTGATCCTCGAGGTCAACCAGACCCCCGTGAACAGCGTGGACGAATTCCTCAAGGCCGTGGAGTCTTCCGGCAACCGTCCGGCCCTGCTGCTCGTGCGGCGCGGAACCCGCAACTTCTTCGTCACCGTCCCGGTGGCGAGCGAATAG